Proteins from a single region of Allofrancisella inopinata:
- a CDS encoding OmpA family protein, which produces MKLKSIIVATSVLLGTTTMSFADVTSDTTVNDSSSVDTSLSSTIMKPFANTWSSITNENNTWGPQDRTGQWYLGIGVSGFANNINSKGSNSGWNGIVGYNFNKYLAIQYNQFATYNGMFGGLGEGVINLSNDTMFTPYAVGGAGWANLAGRATGAWDVGGGLKFELSRDVQASVDYRYIQTMAPNPIAGGGQQINAAAGTNMIGAGLTWFFGGDSAGTSTAKIQDNGVKTAAETGAVAAIPSIDEAKYMLPEGIKQCEGNFNLTKEGVACYTVDGDDVTVYLDTKFAYDSAELNKKGKEAISSFVNFVKDSNIASVTVKGYASQGQTGGEFEVYNQKLSEKRAQAVANYMKSLGLDSEKIITKGFGYYDTLSGVAKSDASNQRVQASASAPLK; this is translated from the coding sequence ATGAAATTAAAGAGTATTATTGTAGCTACATCAGTGCTACTTGGTACAACTACTATGTCTTTTGCAGATGTAACTTCAGATACTACAGTTAATGATAGTTCTTCAGTAGATACAAGTCTTTCAAGTACTATTATGAAACCTTTTGCAAACACTTGGAGTTCTATAACTAATGAAAATAACACTTGGGGTCCACAAGATAGAACAGGCCAGTGGTATTTAGGCATAGGTGTTAGTGGTTTTGCTAATAATATAAATTCTAAAGGCTCTAATTCAGGCTGGAATGGTATAGTAGGTTATAATTTTAATAAATACTTAGCTATTCAATATAATCAGTTTGCTACATATAATGGTATGTTTGGTGGTTTAGGTGAAGGTGTAATTAACTTGTCAAATGATACTATGTTTACTCCATATGCGGTAGGTGGTGCTGGATGGGCGAACCTTGCTGGACGTGCTACAGGGGCATGGGATGTAGGAGGAGGACTTAAGTTTGAATTATCTAGAGATGTTCAAGCTAGTGTTGATTACAGATATATTCAAACAATGGCACCAAACCCAATTGCTGGTGGTGGTCAACAGATCAACGCAGCAGCAGGAACTAATATGATAGGTGCAGGCCTTACTTGGTTCTTTGGTGGAGATTCTGCTGGTACAAGTACTGCAAAGATACAAGATAATGGCGTTAAAACAGCTGCAGAAACAGGAGCTGTTGCAGCTATACCATCAATAGATGAAGCTAAATATATGCTACCAGAAGGCATAAAACAGTGTGAAGGTAACTTTAACTTAACTAAAGAGGGAGTTGCTTGCTACACGGTAGATGGGGATGATGTAACTGTTTATTTAGACACTAAATTTGCTTATGATAGTGCTGAATTAAATAAAAAAGGTAAAGAAGCGATATCTTCTTTTGTGAATTTTGTTAAAGATAGTAACATCGCATCTGTAACAGTCAAAGGTTACGCATCCCAAGGTCAAACTGGTGGTGAGTTTGAGGTTTACAATCAAAAGCTTTCTGAAAAGAGAGCACAAGCAGTTGCTAATTATATGAAATCTCTAGGTTTAGATAGTGAGAAAATAATAACAAAAGGGTTTGGTTATTATGATACTCTATCAGGTGTTGCTAAGAGTGATGCAAGTAACCAACGTGTACAAGCTAGTGCTTCAGCTCCTTTAAAATAA
- a CDS encoding ankyrin repeat domain-containing protein, with amino-acid sequence MSYYDNLNENIQNISRESDWGDYYYALSPQEGLCFGLSAMWGQAYLANDVETFYKRLELLTRNNITGYFNGKPYNNLSELINAVCTFEKTLCNLGKEKVKHRINSLDLGRNQEQKKLYSLVISIRAFLDGLLAYHSPENTFLTELKNNKIYSQSVLKTSPFVINKKLTVVNQGIFGDQGSNVTYQRVSPFIKIYNYPFIGDKRDYCGFLEPLVDKFTKCQFRTYISVGSINHSIAFNSKLELYNANNMLTLSNNIRATKFHNIRELVDGIFEAFSFNKEDNNLLTLNISVYISPTIGVNQFSVYRDYYEPDFKKKLETIKDQICTRLDEYTSKWKYGVHIARAKRTKNKIATINVDSLHAFIEKENCFLRNEANDNLTGELCKNNWLPLDNNLNGSGYRMVITESLTEIEKLYTKRIVGDDKYYKEILLENIFKKRYHENTNLLYISCENGHTEIVKLLLAKANLDINRPISTGSTPLYISCENGHTEIVKLLLAKNAVINKSIDGGYTPLFIACNKGHIEIVKLLLSQVSLAKDNNSIASYFAAGCYKDSNNQVLALLKSYFQQHDINIPWHMPQENGVTTPFTPLMLGCYFMDNRSIRWLFDNYKDNLKNGIISENRRALEWYQTHNSKGNVDYNKSIESNLQKLCKERVFNKSVSIQNAKPTRKREVKYVNKKQTFLWKRSIKI; translated from the coding sequence ATGAGCTATTATGATAATTTAAATGAGAATATACAAAATATATCACGTGAGTCTGATTGGGGTGATTATTATTATGCTTTAAGTCCACAAGAAGGTTTATGCTTTGGTCTAAGTGCTATGTGGGGTCAAGCATATTTGGCCAATGATGTTGAAACTTTTTATAAAAGATTAGAGTTACTTACAAGGAATAACATAACAGGGTATTTTAATGGCAAGCCATACAATAATTTAAGCGAACTTATTAATGCTGTATGTACCTTTGAAAAGACACTCTGTAATCTTGGAAAAGAAAAAGTCAAGCATCGTATTAATAGCCTAGATCTAGGTAGAAACCAAGAGCAAAAAAAACTATATTCCCTAGTTATATCAATAAGAGCTTTTTTAGATGGATTGCTTGCATATCACTCCCCTGAAAACACATTCTTAACCGAGCTTAAAAATAATAAGATATATTCTCAAAGCGTATTAAAAACTTCTCCGTTTGTTATAAATAAAAAATTAACTGTGGTTAATCAAGGGATATTTGGTGATCAAGGGTCTAATGTTACTTATCAAAGAGTTTCTCCTTTTATAAAAATATACAATTACCCTTTCATTGGAGACAAACGGGATTATTGCGGTTTCTTAGAACCATTAGTTGATAAGTTTACTAAATGTCAATTTCGTACTTACATCAGCGTGGGGAGTATTAATCATTCTATTGCATTTAATAGTAAGTTAGAGTTGTACAATGCTAATAATATGTTAACGTTAAGTAACAATATTAGGGCCACCAAATTTCATAATATTAGAGAGTTAGTAGATGGTATTTTTGAGGCTTTTTCTTTTAATAAAGAAGACAATAATCTTTTAACTCTAAATATATCAGTTTATATAAGTCCAACAATTGGGGTTAATCAATTTAGTGTTTATAGAGATTATTATGAGCCTGATTTTAAAAAAAAGCTTGAAACCATTAAAGATCAAATATGTACTAGGTTAGATGAGTATACAAGTAAGTGGAAATATGGAGTTCACATAGCCCGCGCGAAACGTACTAAAAATAAAATAGCCACGATAAATGTAGATAGCCTTCATGCATTCATTGAAAAAGAAAATTGCTTCTTACGAAATGAAGCAAATGATAATTTAACTGGAGAACTTTGCAAAAATAACTGGTTGCCATTAGATAATAATTTAAATGGTTCAGGATACAGAATGGTTATTACAGAATCACTAACCGAGATTGAGAAACTTTACACTAAAAGGATAGTAGGCGATGATAAATACTATAAAGAGATATTACTTGAAAATATTTTTAAAAAAAGGTATCACGAGAATACTAATTTATTATATATTTCCTGTGAAAACGGTCATACAGAAATAGTTAAGTTATTATTAGCTAAAGCCAACCTTGATATAAACAGACCTATATCTACAGGCTCCACCCCTTTATATATTTCCTGTGAAAATGGTCATACAGAAATAGTTAAGTTGTTACTAGCTAAGAATGCTGTTATAAACAAATCCATAGATGGTGGATATACCCCTTTATTCATTGCCTGTAATAAAGGTCATATAGAAATAGTTAAGTTATTACTAAGTCAAGTTTCATTAGCTAAAGATAATAATTCTATTGCCAGTTATTTTGCGGCTGGGTGTTATAAAGATTCAAACAATCAAGTCTTGGCATTGTTAAAAAGTTATTTTCAGCAGCATGATATTAATATCCCATGGCATATGCCACAAGAGAATGGGGTTACAACACCATTCACTCCTTTAATGCTAGGATGTTATTTTATGGATAATAGAAGTATTAGATGGCTTTTTGATAACTATAAGGATAATTTGAAGAACGGCATAATTTCTGAAAATAGACGCGCTCTAGAATGGTATCAAACCCATAATTCCAAAGGTAACGTAGATTATAATAAAAGTATAGAAAGTAATTTACAAAAATTATGTAAGGAAAGGGTTTTCAATAAAAGTGTTAGTATTCAAAATGCTAAACCCACAAGAAAAAGAGAGGTAAAATATGTTAATAAAAAACAGACATTTTTATGGAAGAGATCCATAAAAATCTAA